A window of Acetobacter oryzifermentans genomic DNA:
TAAGCCTGCACGAGAGGATCATGGGTCAGCAGAAGCAGTCCTTCCACCATCGCCTGAGCCACAAGGATACGATCAAAAGGATCCCGATGCACATCTGGCAATTGCCCTACTGCCAGAGCATGCTGGCTGGTGATCGGTAACTCCTCATAGCCATTTTCGATCAGACCGCGCCGCAGAAGATGGGGATCGACCTGGAAGTCTGCACGCCCCAATCCGACCTTGATGGTGACTTCCCATAAACTGGCAGCACTGAAAACCAGAACATTATTCTGGTCGTCAATCAGGGTTCTCGCACGCTCTGACAGTTTATCAGGCTCTCCTGCGGCCCAGAGAAGCAGATGGGTATCCAGAAGCAGCTTCATGCCGAACCATCGAACAGAGAAATGATGTCCTCCTGTCCCATGCGATCAAAATCCTCTGGCACCCCGGATTTTCCC
This region includes:
- a CDS encoding type II toxin-antitoxin system VapC family toxin, which gives rise to MKLLLDTHLLLWAAGEPDKLSERARTLIDDQNNVLVFSAASLWEVTIKVGLGRADFQVDPHLLRRGLIENGYEELPITSQHALAVGQLPDVHRDPFDRILVAQAMVEGLLLLTHDPLVQAYPGPIEAV